AGCCTGGCGGCGACCACGGCGCCGTTCATGCTGCTCGCGGGCGAGCGCTTCGGAGCTGGGCAGACGGCGCGGGTCGTCGGCCTGATGGCGACGGCCGGCCAGCTCGGAGCGACGCTGGCCGGCTCGGTCTTCGGCTTCGTGCTCGAGCGCGGCGGCGGCTTCCAGGCCGTCTGGCTTGCCTGCGGCGCGTTCGCGCTCGTGCGGCTCGTGCTGCTGCTCGACCTCGTCCGCCGCGATCGGCGGCGCCCGCACACGTCTGACGCAGTGGTGTGAGCCCGGGCCCTACGGTGTGGCGGCCTCGACGGTCTCGCGGGCCAGCTCCAGGGTCCAGACCAGGCGGTTCTGCCCGCGGGTCAGATGCGCGCGCAGCACCCCCCGCCGGTGCGGGTCGCTCGCCTGCGCCAGCGCCCCCGCCGGGGCCAGGTCCGGCAGCGGCGGCACGTTCAGCGCCGGGTCGTGCCAGAAGGGCGCCTGCCGACTGTAGTTGACCGGGATCAGCAGCCGCCCCAGCCGCACCTGCGCCGCATTGAAGCGCCGCGCCGCCGGCTCGGCCGGATCGTCGACGGCCGGGGCCGCCGCATAGAAGCGGGTTAGCGCCGCCTCCAGGGCGTCCACCGCCGCCTGGGCCGGGCCGAAGTCGAAGCCGCTGCCCGCGGCCTCCTGGTAGCGCGCCAGGGTGGCGCGGAACTCGGCCGTGGTGCGCGTCCAGTCGAAGGGCAGCAGGGGGGCAGTGAGCACCCGCAGCACCGAGGCGGCATACATGCGCATATCGCGCAGCAGGATGTCGCGGTCGGCGATCGCGAGGGTGTCGCCCTCGGTGTGCCACTCGATGTTGGCCCCGCAGCCGCCCACGGCGTAGTAGCCCTTGGCGAGGCGGTCCTCCTCGGCCATGGTGGAGCTGAGCATGTAGAAGCTGGAGAGGCCGATGCTGTTGAAGGAGTAGTCGCCGGCCCGCGGTGGGCGCTCGGGCTGGGGGGTGATGCCGGTGGTGGCACGGATGACGGCGTCGACGAAGGGCTCGGTCTCGCTCATGGCGGTCAGGTTGTTGTAGGTGGTGGCCCAGCGGCAGCCGGGGGAGTCGCAGTTGACCTGGGCCACGCAGTGGCGGGCCAGCTCCAGGGCGAAGGTGTCGGCATACCAGGTGGAGCCGGCATAGCGGCCATGGGAGTGGCCACTCCACCAGGCGATGCGCAGGGAACGCGCCAGGCGGTCGCGGTGGGCCCAGAAGACGCGGGCCAGTTCCAGCAGGGTGGCATCGCCGGTGGCGTTGTCGCCGATGCCGACGTGCCAGGAGTCGAGGTGGCCGTGGAGCAGGACGAACTCCTCGGGGACGCGGGCACCGGGGATCTCGGCGACGAGCACGGGGATGGGGCGCCAGCGGGTGTCGAGGCGGGTGGCCAGGGCCACCTGGGCACCGGCCTGGGCGGCGGCGATCAGCGCCTGGCCGTCGGGGTGGTTGACGGCCACGACGGGGATGGAGGGCTGGCGGCCCATCGAGTCGAGGTCGGGGGTGCCCCAGATGGTGGTGCAGATGCCCTCGTGGATGGCCTCGCCGGGGTTGATGAAGATCACTGCGATCGCACCGGCGGCGGTGACGGCTTCCAGCTTTTCCTCGACCGGGATACCCTCTGTGATAACGATCTTCCCCCTGGCGTCGATGCCGCCAAGGTCGATACCGGAGTCGAACACACCGCGCTCGTAGTCGCTGGCACGCGCCGGCGCGTAGACGAGTTCGCTCACGATCTCTTTGCCGTCGGTCGACACCGACATCGAGACCGTCTTCGCGCGGAACGAGCGGCCGTCTGGCCCGAGGGTGCGGACGCTGGCCTCGAGGGGGATGGAGATGAAGCACTCGGGCTCGTAGAGGGTGTAAGGGATGCCCGCTTCCTTCAGTTGCTCGATGATGAGCTCGATGGCGCGCCGCTCGTCCTCCGAGCCGGAGAGCCGGTGCAGCGTCGAGAAGTCCTCGATCAGCTTCCAGGGCACATCGAGCGAGATACTGTCAAGGACTTCGCGTTCGAACTCTGGATCACTCCACTGGACAATCGCCGAGAGATCGGCCACCTTTCGTTACCCTCCCTGTAATCCATCGGTTGCTCGGCTCCCCCGAGCCCGCTTTGGGCCTGGGTTCCGATACGCTCTCGCCCCTGATAGCAGTGGCGGGCAGGTATTCGTCTGTGTCGTCGTCAGCGGAGCGAGGGACGACACGAAAAGAGCGATCACCTAGACGGTGATGACCACCTTCCCGAAGCTCGCGCGGGACTCCGCGCGGCGGTGTGCGTCGGCGATCCGCTCCAGCGGGAAGACGCTGTCGATGATCGGGGTGATCTCTCCCGCGAAGAGCAGTCGCATGACCTGGGTGAAGTCGTCCCAGTTGCCCATCGGCGCGCCGATGATGCGCCGGTGACGCTGGTAGACCTCCCGAATGTCGAACTGCGGTTGGTTCCCGGCGGTGGCGCCGCAGCAGACGAGCCGACCGCCGCGGGCCAGGCTGCGGATGCTCTCGCGCCAGGTGGCGCCGAGCGGATCAACCACGATATCGACCCCTCTGCCGCCGGTCTGATCCAGGACCCATTCCGAGATCGGTCCGGCGCTCGGGTCGAAGGTCGCGGCCGCGCCATGCTCCTCGGCGAGGCGTCGCTTCTCAGGCAGGCTGGCCGTGGCATACACGGTCGCACCCGCTCGCCGCGCGATCCGCAGGGCCGCAGAGCCGACACCGCCGCCCACGCCGAGGATGAGGACCGACTCGCCCGCGCGCAGTTGACCGGCGGTGATGAGCATGCGCCACGCGGTCGTGTAGGCGATCGGCATTGCCGCCGCATCGGTGAAGGAGACATGATCCGGGAGCGGCAGCAGGTTGTGCGCCTGTACCACCGCATACTCCGCCATTGCCCCATCGGTGTGCTCGCCGAAGATGCGGTACTCCAGGCACTGGGTCTGTTCGCCGGCGCGGCAGTAATCGCAGGTGCCGCAGTAGATGCTCGGGTAGAGCACCACCCGCTGACCGACGTGGACGTTGGTGACCCCAGGTCCGAGCCTCGCGACCTCCCCGGCGCAGTCGCTGCCGCTGATGATGGGGAAGTCCGGCTCCGTCCAGGGGAAGATCGGGACCGGCGGCCCGCTTCGGGCCCACAGATCGAGCCGGTTGATTGAGGTCGCGCGGACCCGTATCAGGGCCTCTCCTGGGCCCGGCTCCGGGCGGGGTATTTCTTCGTAGGAGAGGACCTCCGGCCCACCGTGCCGGTGGATCACCGCTGCATGCATCGTCGGTGGCAGTTCACTCACGAATCTCATCCCTCCGTGCGTCGTGCCGGCGTGCCTCGACCGGCTGCCCATCGTACCGCCGCACGCTCCTGATCACCAGCCCGTATCACGACCGCGGCGTGGTAAGGGGCGGGCTTCAGTCTTGACGAAACTTTCCGCCGTGACGCTAAAAGGAGGCATTGATCTTGCTGTTCGCAATGCAGTACGAATTGCACCCCTTCGTCCCCCTCACTCGTCTCGCACCCCGCATCCCAGCACATTGCGCCGGTTGAGGGTGGTTGGCAGTCGGAGGGGAGGGCAACGCGTGCAACCAGGATGGGATCGGGTTGGGATTCGGTGGGGAGGACTATGACGTCGAGCATTCTTGCGCGTGGGCTCCGCTGGTGGTGGATCGTGCTGGTTGGTGCCCTTGCTGCCGCTGCGTTGGCCTACCTCGTCAGCGCGGCAATGACGCCGATCTATCAGGCACAGCTCACCCTACTAATTGAGGAGAGTCAGGGTACCGGGGCAGGCGACTACAACGACATCCTGGCTGCCGAGCGCCGTACCCGTACCTTCAGCCGCCTCGTGGCACAGCGCCCTGTGCTCGAGGAGACGATCCGCCGCCTGTCGCTCCGGATGACTCCTGAGGAGCTGATGGCGGTGATCGAGGTGACCCCGATCCGCGACACGCAACTCGTGACGCTGGCGGTGTCGGACCCGAGCCCCGCGCGGGCGGCGGCGATCGCCAACACGGTTGCCGAGGTCTTCATCGAACAGACGCAGCAGCGGCAGGCTGAGATAGCCGGGCCGGGCGCCGATCAGGTGCAGCAGAACATCGAGGCGATCCAGCGCCAGATCGACGAGGCCAATGCGCGTATCGCCGAGCTGCAGGCACAGCCAAACGCGGGTGATCCGGCGGTGCAGGAGGAGATCCGGAACCTGCAAGCGCAGCTCGCGCAGTTCACCGAGACCCACAGCGCCCTGATCGAGGCGCAGCAGCGCATCCTCGCCTCGGCTGCGGCGAGTGGCCCGCGGATTCGCGTGACCGCCGACGCGATCCCGCCCGATGCGCCGATTCGCCCGCGCACCACACTGAACACGGCGCTCGGTGGGGTACTCGGCACGCTCCTCGGTCTGGGCGTAGTGCTGGTCCTCGTCTACCTCGACGATACGGTCAAGGACGCCGAGGATGTGCGGCGCCTGACCGGCCGCCCGGCGCTCGGCTGGATTCCCCGGTTCCGCGGGCCGAGCGGCATCGCGCTGGTGACCGCGCCGCGCTCGCCTGTCTCTGAGGGGTACCGGAGCCTGCGCACGAACTTGCAGTTCGCGACCCTGGGGCAGGAGGTACGCTCGATCCTCGTGACCAGTGCCCGCCCTGGGGACGGCAAGACCACCACGGTGGTCAACCTCGGTGCCGTGCTCGCGCAGGGCGGCCAGCAAGTCATCGTTGTCGACGCGGACCTGCGCCGCCCGCGCCTCCACGCAGCGCTCGGGAACGTGCCCAACCGCTTCGGGCTGACGAACCTGCTCCTGGCCGACGACGAGGTCGATCTGGCAGCGCTGCTCCAGGAAACCGATGTGCCGGGGCTCCGGGTTCTGACGACGGGGCCGCTGCCGCCGAACCCGACCGACGTGCTCGACTCGCCGCGGATGCATGAGCTCATCGCCGGGTTGGAGCGGATGGCGGACATGGTGCTGGTGGACGCCCCACCGGTGCCGGTGAGCGATGCGCTGGTACTGGCCGGGCTGGTGGACCGCGTGCTTCTGGTCGCCTACAGCGGCCGTACCCGTTCGGCAGAGCTGGCGCGGGCGGTCGAGGAGCTGACGCGAGCGGGTACGCCGCTTTTGGGCGTCCTGCTCAACCGGGCTGAGGCCGGTGCCGGTGGGTACGACCTCTATTACGCGGAGTACTACAGCGCCGAGCCGGACACTGGCGACCAAGACGGCAGCGGCCCCGGCGCGTCGACGCGGCTGTCGCAGCGGCTAGGTACTC
This genomic window from Sphaerobacter thermophilus DSM 20745 contains:
- a CDS encoding M28 family peptidase; this translates as MADLSAIVQWSDPEFEREVLDSISLDVPWKLIEDFSTLHRLSGSEDERRAIELIIEQLKEAGIPYTLYEPECFISIPLEASVRTLGPDGRSFRAKTVSMSVSTDGKEIVSELVYAPARASDYERGVFDSGIDLGGIDARGKIVITEGIPVEEKLEAVTAAGAIAVIFINPGEAIHEGICTTIWGTPDLDSMGRQPSIPVVAVNHPDGQALIAAAQAGAQVALATRLDTRWRPIPVLVAEIPGARVPEEFVLLHGHLDSWHVGIGDNATGDATLLELARVFWAHRDRLARSLRIAWWSGHSHGRYAGSTWYADTFALELARHCVAQVNCDSPGCRWATTYNNLTAMSETEPFVDAVIRATTGITPQPERPPRAGDYSFNSIGLSSFYMLSSTMAEEDRLAKGYYAVGGCGANIEWHTEGDTLAIADRDILLRDMRMYAASVLRVLTAPLLPFDWTRTTAEFRATLARYQEAAGSGFDFGPAQAAVDALEAALTRFYAAAPAVDDPAEPAARRFNAAQVRLGRLLIPVNYSRQAPFWHDPALNVPPLPDLAPAGALAQASDPHRRGVLRAHLTRGQNRLVWTLELARETVEAATP
- a CDS encoding zinc-binding dehydrogenase, which gives rise to MSELPPTMHAAVIHRHGGPEVLSYEEIPRPEPGPGEALIRVRATSINRLDLWARSGPPVPIFPWTEPDFPIISGSDCAGEVARLGPGVTNVHVGQRVVLYPSIYCGTCDYCRAGEQTQCLEYRIFGEHTDGAMAEYAVVQAHNLLPLPDHVSFTDAAAMPIAYTTAWRMLITAGQLRAGESVLILGVGGGVGSAALRIARRAGATVYATASLPEKRRLAEEHGAAATFDPSAGPISEWVLDQTGGRGVDIVVDPLGATWRESIRSLARGGRLVCCGATAGNQPQFDIREVYQRHRRIIGAPMGNWDDFTQVMRLLFAGEITPIIDSVFPLERIADAHRRAESRASFGKVVITV
- a CDS encoding tyrosine-protein kinase family protein; the encoded protein is MTSSILARGLRWWWIVLVGALAAAALAYLVSAAMTPIYQAQLTLLIEESQGTGAGDYNDILAAERRTRTFSRLVAQRPVLEETIRRLSLRMTPEELMAVIEVTPIRDTQLVTLAVSDPSPARAAAIANTVAEVFIEQTQQRQAEIAGPGADQVQQNIEAIQRQIDEANARIAELQAQPNAGDPAVQEEIRNLQAQLAQFTETHSALIEAQQRILASAAASGPRIRVTADAIPPDAPIRPRTTLNTALGGVLGTLLGLGVVLVLVYLDDTVKDAEDVRRLTGRPALGWIPRFRGPSGIALVTAPRSPVSEGYRSLRTNLQFATLGQEVRSILVTSARPGDGKTTTVVNLGAVLAQGGQQVIVVDADLRRPRLHAALGNVPNRFGLTNLLLADDEVDLAALLQETDVPGLRVLTTGPLPPNPTDVLDSPRMHELIAGLERMADMVLVDAPPVPVSDALVLAGLVDRVLLVAYSGRTRSAELARAVEELTRAGTPLLGVLLNRAEAGAGGYDLYYAEYYSAEPDTGDQDGSGPGASTRLSQRLGTLVSGRAVDATQRGNQ